A window of Cryptomeria japonica chromosome 3, Sugi_1.0, whole genome shotgun sequence contains these coding sequences:
- the LOC131034307 gene encoding F-box/kelch-repeat protein At2g44130 isoform X3 produces the protein MEIIVGLSADLGMQCLARVPYRFHANLRVVSKTWNALLSCHGECEEGVVSFDKSQETESEFDVIIYYPRGNWWERLPQVPTEFELEYTIYHRCVFVRLTQELVVIGLKSSSRIDTEAVLIFDFLSRRWRLGANMACILTWFACAASPSKGLVYVDRGYPFLEEAFVYNVEENKWDFLPPLDNSPLCAISVGVFLDGKFYVASYESYFAEVYDPHSRLWKDINIDCNADYIHCCVAAVHKRSWLTWSDFARGWIDVSWKMDTGSNSQSRAERFAVARRRGDFLASVVHSTNRVEYYTFNPRAREERDRWRRLGNTYIF, from the exons ATGGAAATAATTGTGGGTCTCTCAGCAGATTTAGGGATGCAATGTCTGGCAAGGGTTCCATACAGATTCCACGCCAATCTTAGGGTCGTCTCCAAGACCTGGAATGCTCTACTCAGCTGCCATGGCGAGTGCGAGGAGGGAGTAGTTTCTTTTGACAAATCCCAAGAAACTGAAAGTGAATTCGATGTAATTATTTACTACCCGCGTGGAAACTGGTGGGAAAGGCTGCCTCAAGTCCCAACAGAATTTGAACTAGAATACACAATCTATCATCGTTGCGTGTTTGTTAGATTGACACAAGAGCTGGTTGTGATTGGGCTTAAGAGCAGCAGCCGCATTGACACGGAAGCTgtgttgatatttgattttttatccCGCAGATGGCGGCTGGGTGCCAACATGGCATGCATCCTAACTTGGTTTGCATGCGCCGCTTCACCATCTAAAGGACTGGTTTATGTTGACCGCGGCTACCCTTTCCTAGAAGAAGCTTTTGTTTACAATGTAGAGGAAAACAAGTGGGACTTTCTTCCTCCTTTGGACAATAGTCCGTTGTGTGCTATCTCAGTTGGTGTTTTTCTTGATGGCAAGTTTTATGTAGCCTCCTATGAAAGCTATTTTGCGGAAGTTTATGATCCTCACTCTCGATTATGGAAAGACATAAATATCGACTGTAACGCAGACTATATTCACTGTTGCGTAGCTGCTGTTCACAAGCGTTCGTGGTTAACCTGGAGTGATTTTGCAAGAGGGTGGATAGACGTCAGTTGGAAAATGGATACTGGCAGCAACTCACAAAGTAGAGCTGAGCGATTTGCTGTTGCTAGGAGGCGTGGTGATTTTCTTGCAAGTGTTGTTCACAGCACCAATCGTGTTGAGTATTATACTTTTAATCCCCGGGCGAGGGAAGAGAGAGACAGATGGCGTCGCCTCG GTAACACCTACATATTTTGA
- the LOC131034307 gene encoding F-box/kelch-repeat protein At2g44130 isoform X2 yields MEIIVGLSADLGMQCLARVPYRFHANLRVVSKTWNALLSCHGECEEGVVSFDKSQETESEFDVIIYYPRGNWWERLPQVPTEFELEYTIYHRCVFVRLTQELVVIGLKSSSRIDTEAVLIFDFLSRRWRLGANMACILTWFACAASPSKGLVYVDRGYPFLEEAFVYNVEENKWDFLPPLDNSPLCAISVGVFLDGKFYVASYESYFAEVYDPHSRLWKDINIDCNADYIHCCVAAVHKRSWLTWSDFARGWIDVSWKMDTGSNSQSRAERFAVARRRGDFLASVVHSTNRVEYYTFNPRAREERDRWRRLGCHDHEVSSERV; encoded by the coding sequence ATGGAAATAATTGTGGGTCTCTCAGCAGATTTAGGGATGCAATGTCTGGCAAGGGTTCCATACAGATTCCACGCCAATCTTAGGGTCGTCTCCAAGACCTGGAATGCTCTACTCAGCTGCCATGGCGAGTGCGAGGAGGGAGTAGTTTCTTTTGACAAATCCCAAGAAACTGAAAGTGAATTCGATGTAATTATTTACTACCCGCGTGGAAACTGGTGGGAAAGGCTGCCTCAAGTCCCAACAGAATTTGAACTAGAATACACAATCTATCATCGTTGCGTGTTTGTTAGATTGACACAAGAGCTGGTTGTGATTGGGCTTAAGAGCAGCAGCCGCATTGACACGGAAGCTgtgttgatatttgattttttatccCGCAGATGGCGGCTGGGTGCCAACATGGCATGCATCCTAACTTGGTTTGCATGCGCCGCTTCACCATCTAAAGGACTGGTTTATGTTGACCGCGGCTACCCTTTCCTAGAAGAAGCTTTTGTTTACAATGTAGAGGAAAACAAGTGGGACTTTCTTCCTCCTTTGGACAATAGTCCGTTGTGTGCTATCTCAGTTGGTGTTTTTCTTGATGGCAAGTTTTATGTAGCCTCCTATGAAAGCTATTTTGCGGAAGTTTATGATCCTCACTCTCGATTATGGAAAGACATAAATATCGACTGTAACGCAGACTATATTCACTGTTGCGTAGCTGCTGTTCACAAGCGTTCGTGGTTAACCTGGAGTGATTTTGCAAGAGGGTGGATAGACGTCAGTTGGAAAATGGATACTGGCAGCAACTCACAAAGTAGAGCTGAGCGATTTGCTGTTGCTAGGAGGCGTGGTGATTTTCTTGCAAGTGTTGTTCACAGCACCAATCGTGTTGAGTATTATACTTTTAATCCCCGGGCGAGGGAAGAGAGAGACAGATGGCGTCGCCTCG
- the LOC131034307 gene encoding F-box/kelch-repeat protein At2g44130 isoform X1, producing the protein MEIIVGLSADLGMQCLARVPYRFHANLRVVSKTWNALLSCHGECEEGVVSFDKSQETESEFDVIIYYPRGNWWERLPQVPTEFELEYTIYHRCVFVRLTQELVVIGLKSSSRIDTEAVLIFDFLSRRWRLGANMACILTWFACAASPSKGLVYVDRGYPFLEEAFVYNVEENKWDFLPPLDNSPLCAISVGVFLDGKFYVASYESYFAEVYDPHSRLWKDINIDCNADYIHCCVAAVHKRSWLTWSDFARGWIDVSWKMDTGSNSQSRAERFAVARRRGDFLASVVHSTNRVEYYTFNPRAREERDRWRRLGMRQTIFSSSSLQIG; encoded by the coding sequence ATGGAAATAATTGTGGGTCTCTCAGCAGATTTAGGGATGCAATGTCTGGCAAGGGTTCCATACAGATTCCACGCCAATCTTAGGGTCGTCTCCAAGACCTGGAATGCTCTACTCAGCTGCCATGGCGAGTGCGAGGAGGGAGTAGTTTCTTTTGACAAATCCCAAGAAACTGAAAGTGAATTCGATGTAATTATTTACTACCCGCGTGGAAACTGGTGGGAAAGGCTGCCTCAAGTCCCAACAGAATTTGAACTAGAATACACAATCTATCATCGTTGCGTGTTTGTTAGATTGACACAAGAGCTGGTTGTGATTGGGCTTAAGAGCAGCAGCCGCATTGACACGGAAGCTgtgttgatatttgattttttatccCGCAGATGGCGGCTGGGTGCCAACATGGCATGCATCCTAACTTGGTTTGCATGCGCCGCTTCACCATCTAAAGGACTGGTTTATGTTGACCGCGGCTACCCTTTCCTAGAAGAAGCTTTTGTTTACAATGTAGAGGAAAACAAGTGGGACTTTCTTCCTCCTTTGGACAATAGTCCGTTGTGTGCTATCTCAGTTGGTGTTTTTCTTGATGGCAAGTTTTATGTAGCCTCCTATGAAAGCTATTTTGCGGAAGTTTATGATCCTCACTCTCGATTATGGAAAGACATAAATATCGACTGTAACGCAGACTATATTCACTGTTGCGTAGCTGCTGTTCACAAGCGTTCGTGGTTAACCTGGAGTGATTTTGCAAGAGGGTGGATAGACGTCAGTTGGAAAATGGATACTGGCAGCAACTCACAAAGTAGAGCTGAGCGATTTGCTGTTGCTAGGAGGCGTGGTGATTTTCTTGCAAGTGTTGTTCACAGCACCAATCGTGTTGAGTATTATACTTTTAATCCCCGGGCGAGGGAAGAGAGAGACAGATGGCGTCGCCTCGGTATGCGCCAAACTATATTTTCATCCTCTTCTCTCCAAATTGGATAA